From a single Aggregatilinea lenta genomic region:
- a CDS encoding NBR1-Ig-like domain-containing protein, with the protein MSPQLNARFIDDLTIPDGSDLPSSTNFVKTWLVENIGDTPWGPGFTLRHVDGAAMTTLTRVPLPTCAPGERMAVSVELTAPQTPGFYQGDWRCHDADGLAFGDQLWVQIRAIRAPGTNDAIYLDDVTIPDDAQIPAEMRFAKTWRVRNTGTLPWGSGYTLRRLQGAPLAVDERSPLPPCPPGGETNVSVNVVAPAAPGKYYADWAMYDPADQRFGVTLWMRIVVPGAVVPNPKPRPDLDAATGIAPHFSQRDTLWRKNVLGGPGSPVTIGSWGCLLTCFAMLACAYDCDTDPARLNRTLLEKSGFFQNYFVSWNALQTAFDTLVFDAKSDASPDLLGHIDASLAARRPVPIQVDRTPATRYNDNDQHWVLAVARHGNDYIVNDPIDLDPVPTLLMERYGRGQDLAASVLAAIFYHRA; encoded by the coding sequence ATGTCCCCCCAACTCAATGCCCGTTTCATCGACGACCTGACCATCCCCGACGGCAGCGACCTGCCCAGCAGTACGAACTTCGTCAAAACCTGGCTTGTGGAGAACATCGGCGACACACCCTGGGGCCCTGGCTTTACGCTCCGGCACGTCGATGGGGCGGCAATGACCACCCTCACTCGCGTGCCCTTGCCCACCTGCGCGCCCGGCGAGCGCATGGCGGTATCCGTGGAGCTGACCGCGCCGCAGACGCCCGGCTTTTACCAGGGCGATTGGCGCTGCCACGACGCCGATGGGCTGGCCTTTGGCGACCAGCTCTGGGTGCAGATCCGCGCCATCAGGGCGCCGGGCACGAACGATGCCATTTACCTGGACGACGTGACCATCCCCGACGATGCACAGATCCCGGCGGAGATGCGCTTCGCGAAGACGTGGCGCGTGCGTAATACCGGCACGCTGCCGTGGGGATCGGGCTACACGCTGCGCCGCCTCCAGGGCGCGCCCCTGGCGGTGGACGAGCGCAGCCCGCTGCCGCCCTGCCCTCCCGGCGGCGAAACAAACGTCTCCGTGAACGTCGTCGCACCCGCCGCGCCCGGCAAGTACTACGCCGACTGGGCCATGTACGACCCGGCCGATCAACGCTTCGGCGTGACGTTGTGGATGCGCATCGTCGTACCGGGCGCGGTCGTGCCCAACCCCAAACCGAGGCCGGACCTGGACGCCGCGACCGGCATCGCACCGCACTTTTCACAGCGTGACACGCTCTGGCGCAAGAACGTGCTGGGCGGCCCCGGTTCGCCGGTGACCATCGGCAGTTGGGGCTGCCTGCTCACGTGCTTCGCCATGCTGGCCTGCGCCTATGACTGCGACACCGATCCCGCCCGGCTGAACCGTACCCTGTTGGAAAAGAGTGGATTCTTCCAAAACTACTTTGTGAGCTGGAACGCGCTGCAAACCGCGTTCGATACGCTGGTCTTCGATGCGAAGTCCGATGCGTCGCCGGATCTGCTGGGCCACATCGACGCGAGCCTCGCCGCGCGCCGCCCCGTGCCGATCCAGGTCGATCGCACGCCCGCCACGCGCTATAACGACAACGATCAACACTGGGTGCTGGCCGTCGCACGGCATGGCAACGACTATATCGTCAACGATCCCATCGACCTGGACCCCGTCCCGACACTGCTGATGGAACGCTACGGGCGCGGGCAGGATCTGGCCGCCAGCGTGCTGGCCGCGATCTTCTATCACCGGGCATGA
- a CDS encoding MBL fold metallo-hydrolase, translating to MIHIGNIEVHAVSAGQVMVDGGGPFGLVPRALWSRILAPDEANRVPMSLTCLLVRAARRTILIDTGLGDKLSEKEIAHWGLTYPEGTLAEGLARLGVTPGDVDMVINTHLHADHCAGNTCIGPDGALQATFPNAEYVVQAREYADAMHPNERTRATYFPANYEPLVQRGRMRLLDGDTEIVPGIWGVVTPGHTPGHQAIRFESGGQQALFVADLASYTVHFERLAWMTAYDVEPLVTLETKRRWQQWALDTSGLLIFQHDTQVPAGHLVRTDQGKLKVTPAAL from the coding sequence ATGATTCACATTGGCAATATCGAAGTTCACGCGGTCAGCGCCGGGCAGGTGATGGTCGACGGCGGCGGGCCGTTCGGGCTGGTCCCGCGCGCGCTGTGGAGCCGCATCCTGGCCCCCGACGAGGCCAACCGCGTGCCGATGTCGCTGACATGCCTGCTCGTGCGCGCCGCCAGACGCACGATCCTGATCGACACCGGGTTGGGCGATAAACTGAGCGAGAAGGAGATTGCGCACTGGGGCCTAACGTATCCAGAGGGCACGCTGGCCGAGGGGCTGGCGCGGCTGGGCGTCACGCCGGGTGACGTGGACATGGTGATCAACACGCACCTGCACGCCGATCACTGTGCGGGCAATACGTGCATCGGGCCGGATGGCGCGCTCCAAGCCACCTTTCCCAACGCGGAATACGTGGTCCAGGCGCGGGAATACGCAGACGCGATGCACCCCAACGAGCGCACCCGTGCGACGTACTTCCCGGCCAACTACGAGCCGCTGGTGCAGCGTGGGCGGATGCGCCTGCTCGATGGCGATACGGAGATCGTACCGGGCATCTGGGGTGTGGTCACGCCGGGGCACACGCCCGGACACCAGGCGATCCGGTTCGAAAGCGGCGGGCAGCAGGCCCTGTTCGTCGCGGATCTCGCCAGCTACACGGTGCACTTCGAGCGGCTGGCGTGGATGACCGCCTACGATGTCGAACCGCTGGTCACGCTCGAAACGAAGCGCCGCTGGCAGCAGTGGGCGCTGGACACGAGCGGCCTGCTGATCTTCCAGCACGATACGCAGGTGCCTGCCGGACACCTTGTCCGCACGGATCAAGGCAAGCTCAAGGTGACGCCCGCCGCGCTCTGA
- a CDS encoding sensor histidine kinase — protein MIVGVLALAGWTLDVDTLKSVVPGWATMKVNTALCFVLIGGALWLLQGSTRRSSRLARLCAASAAIIGLASLGEYLLNVNLGIDELLFKDLAQSSTSLAAPGRMSHATAFDFFMLGVALWLIDAPRGRWLSRGLTVIVLFVALLALTGYAYGVSDLYEITPYSSIALNTSLAFFAAGIGTFLARPERDPVQFLVKDGSGSVMARRLLPAAILVPFLIGLLRLGGEQIGVIGVEFGLALFTLANVVVFAALIWWNAERLNRLDVERRASDEALQESQTRLAGIIESAMDAIIAVDEDQRVALFNDAAEKMFGCPAQDAIGYPLDRFIPLRFREAHREYIRAFGRTGITTRRMGLTSALSGLRTTGEEFPIEASISQTDHNGTKYFTVILRDITERQRIEREIHDLNAELEQRVVERTAQLEAANHELEAFSYSVSHDLRAPLRGIDGFSHILLQEYSARLDENGQHYLQRVRDGAQRMGQLIDDLLTFSRLNRHALKKRIVAMDTLVREVFDELMETQPPREIEFSVAELPPAWGDPALLRQVCSNLLGNALKFTRDRDVARIEVDCIDTPDGSAYCVRDNGVGFDMSYNDKLFGVFQRFHRVEDYEGTGVGLATVQRIVQRHGGRIWADAAIDQGATFFFTLQKGVGALQAAATDLQDDGASDA, from the coding sequence GTGATCGTAGGCGTCCTCGCCCTGGCGGGATGGACGCTCGACGTCGATACGCTCAAAAGCGTCGTACCCGGTTGGGCGACGATGAAAGTGAATACGGCACTGTGCTTTGTGCTGATCGGCGGGGCGCTGTGGCTGCTGCAAGGCTCCACGCGACGGTCCAGCCGCCTCGCGCGGTTATGTGCTGCAAGCGCGGCGATCATCGGTCTGGCCAGCCTCGGCGAATACCTGCTGAACGTGAACCTGGGCATCGACGAGCTGCTGTTCAAGGATCTGGCCCAAAGCAGTACCAGTCTGGCCGCGCCGGGACGCATGTCGCACGCGACGGCGTTCGACTTCTTCATGCTGGGCGTTGCGCTGTGGCTAATCGATGCGCCGCGTGGACGGTGGCTGTCGCGGGGCCTTACGGTGATCGTCCTGTTCGTCGCGCTGCTGGCGCTGACGGGCTACGCCTATGGCGTGTCGGATCTGTACGAGATCACGCCCTATTCCTCGATTGCACTCAATACGAGTCTGGCGTTTTTTGCCGCCGGGATTGGAACCTTCCTGGCTCGCCCGGAACGGGACCCGGTGCAGTTCCTGGTGAAGGACGGGTCCGGCAGCGTCATGGCGCGCCGCCTGCTGCCCGCCGCGATACTCGTCCCGTTCCTGATCGGTCTGCTGCGGTTGGGCGGTGAGCAGATCGGCGTGATCGGTGTGGAGTTCGGGCTGGCGCTGTTCACGCTCGCGAATGTGGTCGTGTTCGCCGCCCTGATCTGGTGGAACGCGGAGCGCCTCAACCGCCTGGACGTCGAGCGCCGCGCATCTGACGAAGCGCTGCAAGAGAGCCAGACGCGGCTGGCCGGAATCATTGAGTCCGCGATGGACGCGATCATCGCGGTGGACGAAGACCAGCGCGTCGCCCTCTTTAACGATGCCGCCGAGAAGATGTTCGGATGCCCGGCGCAGGACGCGATCGGGTACCCACTGGATCGCTTCATCCCGCTCCGTTTCCGAGAGGCGCACCGCGAGTACATCCGCGCCTTTGGGCGCACAGGGATCACCACACGCCGCATGGGGCTGACCAGCGCCCTCAGCGGGCTGCGCACGACTGGCGAGGAGTTTCCCATTGAAGCGTCCATTTCGCAGACGGATCACAACGGCACGAAGTATTTCACCGTGATCCTGCGCGACATCACCGAGCGCCAACGCATCGAACGGGAAATTCACGATCTCAACGCGGAACTCGAACAGCGTGTCGTGGAGCGCACGGCCCAGCTAGAGGCCGCCAACCACGAATTGGAAGCATTCAGTTACTCCGTGTCGCACGACCTGCGCGCGCCGCTGCGCGGCATCGACGGGTTTTCGCATATCCTCTTGCAAGAGTACAGCGCACGCTTGGACGAGAACGGCCAGCACTATTTACAGCGTGTGCGCGACGGCGCGCAGCGCATGGGCCAGCTCATCGACGATCTGCTGACGTTCTCGCGCCTGAATCGCCACGCGCTAAAAAAGCGCATCGTGGCGATGGACACCCTCGTTCGCGAGGTGTTCGACGAGCTGATGGAGACGCAGCCACCGCGTGAGATCGAGTTTTCCGTCGCGGAACTGCCGCCCGCCTGGGGCGATCCGGCCCTGCTGCGGCAGGTATGCTCCAACCTGCTGGGCAACGCACTGAAGTTCACGCGCGACCGCGACGTGGCGCGCATCGAGGTGGACTGCATCGACACGCCCGACGGTTCCGCGTACTGTGTCCGGGATAACGGGGTGGGCTTCGATATGAGCTACAACGACAAGTTGTTCGGCGTGTTCCAGCGCTTCCACCGCGTCGAGGATTACGAGGGGACCGGCGTTGGGCTGGCAACCGTGCAGCGCATCGTGCAACGGCACGGGGGGCGAATATGGGCCGACGCCGCCATCGACCAGGGTGCGACGTTTTTCTTCACGCTGCAAAAAGGAGTTGGCGCGCTACAGGCCGCAGCGACTGACCTGCAGGATGACGGCGCGTCTGACGCGTAG